From one Lolium rigidum isolate FL_2022 chromosome 4, APGP_CSIRO_Lrig_0.1, whole genome shotgun sequence genomic stretch:
- the LOC124707641 gene encoding uncharacterized protein LOC124707641, producing MCDTVSAAQSWDLLGATILPFCIRSCAVAMGLATTHEYDNDHSIICHYHLDAADAEDHHQSGAALLPLSNAAALLASLLGDALGRRPKNTLSLPQDASLDTLLQNLTWDLSRLVLKMFDHSQEYRSCATRILLQPLLISLADISCVAVEFGAVQLKLSRSGFLESIWNCCVSLFSLGRAERLDAYGILSIYFSALKSGCQYAVPGADEAHNFDLRNVTGFWDELRRGLVDKDTVVRKQAFYLLKISLSIFSSGNDGNQQCTGSSPAALTGQATSNTSVTKKERWANKEAKSLGVEEIAQSGEQCSSGQDRWKVFLLLYEMLQEFGTHLVEAAWTHQVALLFESTPQSDHMGHICRAFHAQMESVEGIFHWMTVLWERGFTHDNPQVRCLVMQSFLVITWEHYKGYAQMVPRGFVLGPLIRGLNDVVHHKDFGVGGVYKSETIKGAERFFSNYARKLTTRDRLHLVWNLASAAKQDSFGRAGLMTLAFCVASCACQSDTHDLPCASAVSDLAKCNGDTYIAVNTADLLEALWILSERSKHHFNPKYRLKVCEQVIKAAVSLISAAEIPLNRLLYFISTIPREFTDYTGPLRATVQKWFLQKKECSEMNNLLDELIDFPTTFIKHTWVEGSYLYDDEDVGAWEAEAQRWARTLVLVTLEEQHFKQIFSFLEKCGDKLSENSPAREYLYIKFFVIIISLIEELEVKKKKLVHQNNTIASGGSDMTDGLEHRAINEKLAKSLLLVLENMVAFSKQSCSVFWLKNKDNMDLPCSVKGKLGGPSQRRLATSITSSVLQSIWSIRCVSSVVTWCNHYTSDVSLHSAFSFLWEFCWEVIQHCTYATETGAELHLAAYEALVYVLSALSTPAIYHFLVFVEPKQLNGDVKLPLDFLATTFLGNINSLLTNGVLTRSRRAVLMCWKWLCVDSLLSISRCCDENKSQLKSLDPLFSDSTLRTIFLDITESLENAGENSVVSILRCVRSVLGLLQFNMSHRNLSSLGISYEMMMQLVKSSWILHLSCNKRRIAPIAALLSAILHPSIFPNLELHEANEKGPGPLKWFVENLLNEGSKSPRTIRLAALHLSGLWLMYPDTLRFYMEELKLLALYGSVAFDEDFEAELSENHEARFEVSMLAQSPDREFTEVFINTELYARVSVAALFHQLKSLGTEEALQSGKLFLLKLLDSAVNDNDLSKELYKKYSSVHRRKVRVWQMICVLSHYVEEDIVEKVTSSAHICLYRNNLPAVRQFLETFAILIYLKFPTLAEKQLVPIFHDNEMRQQALSSYVFIAANVMLHSRELSAQRNHLNQLLPPIIPFLTSHHHSLRSFTQLLVHCVFSKLWPILQLESSEEPFIERRCFQDLRQYLAENTDCARLRVSIEGFLDVFDPDTSGTPSGIFTARPESSGFECVPVSVLERVNNFLNDVREELRDCMIKDAAAIKNEDLAAGKHDQEDFEKTITTKVSQDFQKKIIPQRDSEQASSAIMGNNDISRLLFEIEEDDGTFNLAVESRKEAAETVRQSQQELIVMASLVDRIPNLAGLTRTCEIFKAGLLAVSDMGVVQDKQFRLISVTAEKWVPMVEVPVESVRTFLGRKRAEGYTVVGLEQTAHSVALDEFVFPEKTVVVLGREKEGIPVDVIQQVVDVCVEIPQLGVVRSLNVHVSAAIAIWDYTRQHRARRASSQSQFPPQ from the exons ATGTGCGACACCGTCTCCGCCGCCCAATCCTGGGACCTGCTCGGAGCCACCATCCTGCCCTTCTGCATCCGGTCCTGTGCCGTCGCAATGGGTCTGGCCACCACCCATGAATACGACAACGACCACTCCATCATATGCCACTACCACTTGGATGCTGCCGACGCCGAGGATCATCACCAATCAGGCGCAGCGCTGCTGCCCCTCTCCAATGCCGCCGCACTCCTGGCGTCGCTGCTCGGAGACGCATTGGGGAGGAGACCGAAGAATACCCTCAGCCTGCCCCAGGACGCTTCCCTCGACACACTGCTGCAGAATTTGACCTGGGACCTGTCCAGGCTCGTGCTCAAGATGTTCGACCACAGCCAGGAGTACCGGTCCTGCGCCACCCGAATCCTCCTGCAGCCTCTGCTAATTTCACTAGCAGATATTTCCTGTGTAGCTGTCGAGTTTGGGGCGGTCCAGCTTAAGCTATCTAG GTCTGGTTTCCTGGAGTCCATCTGGAACTGTTGTGTTTCTCTGTTCTCTCTGGGCCGTGCTGAGCGGCTCGATGCATACGGTATACTTTCTATATACTTCTCGGCGTTGAAATCGGGATGTCAGTATGCTGTCCCAGGAGCTGATGAGGCCCACAACTTTGATCTTAGGAATGTCACTGGATTTTGGGATGAACTGCGCAGGGGACTG GTTGACAAGGACACTGTAGTAAGGAAACAGGCTTTCTACCTCCTGAAAATATCGCTAAGCATATTTTCTTCTGGAAATGATGGGAACCAGCAATGCACTGGCAGCAGCCCAGCTGCTTTGACTGGTCAAGCCACATCAAATACCTCTGTGACAAAAAAGGAAAGGTGGGCTAACAAAGAGGCCAAATCCCTAGGTGTTGAAGAAATCGCGCAATCAGGTGAGCAATGCTCAAGTGGTCAAGACCGATGGAAGGTCTTCCTGTTACTCTACGAGATGCTCCAGGAGTTTGGTACACATTTAGTCGAGGCAGCCTGGACGCACCAG GTAGCGTTATTGTTTGAGTCTACACCACAGAGTGACCATATGGGTCACATATGCAGAGCTTTTCATGCTCAGATGGAATCTGTGGAAGGGATTTTCCACTGGATGACGGTGTTGTGGGAGCGTGGGTTTACTCATGATAACCCTCAAG TACGATGCCTGGTAATGCAATCCTTTTTGGTTATCACATGGGAACACTACAAAGGCTATGCTCAAATGGTCCCTAGAGGATTTGTTCTTGGCCCTCTCATACGTGGCCTGAATGATGTAGTTCATCACAAGGATTTTG GTGTTGGTGGTGTTTATAAGTCAGAAACCATAAAAGGTGCAGAGAGGTTTTTCAGCAATTATGCCCGGAAATTGACGACACG TGACCGTTTACATCTGGTTTGGAATTTGGCGTCTGCTGCTAAACAAGATTCATTTGGCCGAGCAGGATTAATGACTCTTGCATTTTGTGTTGCGTCATGCGCTTGTCAATCAGATACACACGACTTACCATGTGCTTCTGCTGTGAGTGACTTGGCAAAATGCAATGGAGATACTTATATTGCAGTCAATACTGCAGATTTATTAGAGGCCTTATGGATTCTTAGTGAGAGGAGCAAACACCACTTTAATCCAAAGTATCGTCTGAAAG TTTGTGAACAGGTTATCAAAGCCGCAGTATCTTTGATAAGTGCAGCTGAAATTCCACTCAATCGGCTTTTGTATTTCATTTCTACAATACCTCGAGAGTTTACTGATTATACTG GACCACTGAGGGCTACAGTTCAGAAATGGTTTCTTCAGAAAAAAGAATGTTCTGAGATGAACAATTTGTTGGATGAGCTAATTGATTTCCCAACCACCTTCATTAAACACACATGGGTAGAAGGATCGTAtttgtatgatgatgaggatgtggGTGCATGGGAAGCTGAAGCACAGAGGTGGGCAAGGACCCTTGTTCTTGTAACCTTAGAGGAGCAACATTTCAAGCAAATATTTTCG TTCCTGGAGAAATGTGGTGACAAGCTTTCTGAAAATTCTCCTGCTAGAGAATATCTCTACATAAAGTTCTTTGTCATCATTATAAGTTTGATTGAGGAGCTTGAAGTGAAAAAGAAAAAGCTTGTTCACCAGAATAATACCATCGCCAGTGGAGGTTCAGATATGACAGATGGATTAGAGCACCGAGCTATCAACGAGAAGCTTGCAAAATCATTGCTTTTAGTTTTG GAAAATATGGTGGCCTTTAGCAAGCAATCTTGCTCAGTTTTCTGGTTAAAAAATAAAGACAACATGGATTTACCATGTTCTGTTAAAGGAAAGCTTGGTGGTCCGAGTCAGCGTCGTTTAGCTACCTCCATAACCTCTTCAGTGCTGCAGAGT ATTTGGTCTATAAGGTGTGTTAGCTCTGTTGTTACATGGTGTAACCACTACACCTCTGATGTTTCTCTTCATTCAGCATTTTCATTCCTGTGGGAGTTCTGTTGGGAAGTTATCCAACATTGTACTTATGCAACAGAG ACTGGAGCTGAACTTCACTTGGCAGCTTATGAAGCTCTAGTCTATGTACTGTCCGCTCTATCTACTCCTGCCATTTATCACTTTCTGGTTTTTGTGGAACCAAAGCAATTAAATGGCGATGTCAAATTGCCATTGGATTTTTTGGCCACTACTTTTCTTGGTAATATCAACAGCCTCCTTACAAATGGAGTTCTGACACGAAGCAGACGAGCTGTTTTAATGTGTTGGAAG TGGCTTTGTGTAGACTCCCTGCTATCCATTTCTCGCTGCTGTGATGAGAACAAATCCCAGCTGAAGAGTTTAGATCCATTGTTTTCAGATTCAACCCTCCGAACCATCTTTCTTGATATTACTGAAAG TCTTGAAAATGCTGGTGAGAATTCTGTTGTATCCATCCTTAGGTGTGTGAGGTCTGTTTTGGGGCTTTTACAGTTTAATATGAGCCACAGAAATTTATCCTCTTTGGGCATCAGTTATGAG atgatgatgcaATTGGTAAAATCTTCCTGGATCTTGCACCTTAGCTGCAATAAACGCAGAATTGCACCAATTGCTGCACTACTATCTGCGATATTGCACCCATCAATCTTTCCGAATTTGGAACTACATGAGGCAAATGAAAAGGGGCCAGGCCCTTTGAAATGG TTTGTCGAGAATCTCCTCAATGAAGGTTCAAAGAGTCCTCGAACTATTCGCCTAGCAGCTTTGCACTTGAGTGGTTTATGGTTAATGTACCCAGATACTCTTAGATTTTACATGGAGGAACTGAAACTATTAGCATTATATGGATCTG TGGCAtttgatgaagattttgaagccgAACTCTCTGAAAACCATGAGGCAAGATTTGAAGTTTCAATGCTAGCGCAAAGTCCAGATCGTGAATTCACAGAG GTCTTCATTAATACAGAATTGTATGCACGCGTTTCAGTTGCTGCTTTATTTCATCAGCTAAAGAGTTTGGGGACTGAAGAAGCTCTTCAATCTGGCAAACTATTTCTACTGAAACTTCTTGATTCAGCG GTGAACGACAATGACCTCtcgaaagaactttacaaaaaatATAGCAGT GTACATAGGCGTAAAGTTCGTGTGTGGCAGATGATATGTGTTCTTTCGCACTATGTAGAGGAAGACATAGTTGAGAAAGTGACATCTAGTGCTCACATATGCCTTTAT AGAAACAATCTACCTGCTGTTCGGCAGTTCCTGGAGACATTCGCTATACTTATTTATTTAAAATTTCCAACATTG GCTGAAAAACAGCTTGTTCCTATTTTTCACGACAATGAGATGCGGCAACAG GCACTATCTTCTTATGTATTTATAGCAGCAAACGTGATGCTACATTCAAGGGAGCTGTCTGCCCAGAGGAACCATCTGAATCAACTGCTTCCTCCAATAATTCCCTTTTTAACATCCCATCACCACAGTTTACGTAGTTTCACTCAG CTACTTGTCCACTGTGTTTTTTCCAAGTTGTGGCCTATTTTGCAACTCGAAAGCTCAGAAGAGCCATTCATCGAGAGGAGGTGCTTTCAAGATTTGAGACAATATCTGGCAGAGAATACTGACTGTGCAAG ACTGAGAGTCTCAATTGAAGGTTTCCTAGATGTTTTTGACCCGGATACATCTGGGACTCCTTCGGGCATATTTACCGCTCGCCCTGAG TCGTCTGGCTTTGAATGTGTTCCAGTGTCAGTGCTGGAGCGAGTGAATAATTTTTTGAAT GACGTGAGGGAGGAGCTGAGAGATTGCATGATAAAGGATGCAGCAGCAATCAAGAACGAGGATCTGGCGGCAGGAAAACACGACCAGGAGGATTTCGAGAAGACGATAACGACAAAAGTCAGTCAGGATTTCCAGAAAAAGATCATACCCCAGCGGGACTCGGAGCAAGCGTCGAGCGCAATCATGGGCAACAACGACATCTCAAGGCTTCTCTTCGAGATAGAGGAAGATGATGGCACGTTCAACCTGGCGGTGGAGTCGAGGAAGGAGGCGGCAGAGACGGTCCGGCAGAGCCAGCAGGAGCTGATCGTAATGGCGTCACTGGTGGATAGGATCCCGAACCTGGCGGGTCTGACTCGGACGTGCGAGATATTCAAAGCGGGGCTGCTGGCGGTTTCTGACATGGGCGTGGTGCAAGACAAGCAGTTCCGGCTGATCAGCGTGACGGCGGAGAAGTGGGTGCCAATGGTGGAGGTGCCGGTGGAGAGTGTGAGGACTTTCCTGGGGAGGAAACGGGCGGAGGGGTACACGGTAGTGGGGTTGGAGCAGACAGCCCACAGCGTGGCACTGGACGAGTTCGTGTTCCCTGAGAAGACGGTGGTGGTGCTGGGGCGGGAGAAGGAGGGGATCCCCGTGGATGTTATCCAGCAGGTGGTAGACGTGTGCGTTGAGATCCCACAGCTTGGGGTCGTCAGGTCGCTTAATGTTCATGTCAGCGCGGCCATCGCCATCTGGGACTACACGCGCCAGCACCGCGCGCGAAGAGCGTCCTCACAATCTCAATTTCCTCCTCAGTAG